The following DNA comes from Cytophagales bacterium.
GGCATCAGAAGGATTGAAAACATAGGTCCTCGTATTTCGATTGTCGAACCAATAGTCGTAACCAATCGCAACATTGTCATTACCCCATATGACACCTGAGAACCTGTTCTTCATTTTAATCAACGATCTGGGTTCCCCGGTAAAAGGTGCGGGCAATTCAAATGCCTCATCATGAAATTCTACCTCTGCTGCTGGATCTCCCCCATCTATGGCTTGGGCCCAAATCACGGTTGCGGCTTTATCTCCTCTCCAGCTGAAGCCCCTGGGCTTATCTGTGGTTGACATGAATCCTTTAGGACGTACTTCGTCTACGGGCATATCCAACAACTGCTTGACCTGATTGCCTCCTTTGTCGTAAATGACTGTTTCCGAAGCGAATCTGTAATAAGGCACTAGATAAGAAAAAGGGCGCTTGACTTTCGTCATCAAAACATAATTACCATCAGGCGAATAGCTCATGCCTCGATACATCCCCGTTTCCATCCAACGAGAAGTGGCGCCATCAACCGTCACTTTGAAGATCTCAGAACGTGCTAATTGCTCAAAATTTTGCTCATCTGCAGGGTTTTTCAATAAGTCCTGATAAGTCCTGTTCTGGGCCTTAGCTCCTGAACTCACAGTTACAGTTGGCCCTGAAGGCACAGCTGTGAGCACATTGATTAGTGGTACCCGATCTGTAGGAAGCATTTTGACCAACATACTTTTACTATCTGCGGCCCAAGCCATTGGCCTTCCAAGGTTGGCATTGGCTCCTGCTTCTGTTAGTTTTCTCGCCGTGCCCTTAGCTACCTCCAACATCCAGATCTCCACGCCTGAGCTTGTGGTATGTGTAAAAGCCATGAGGTTTTGATCTGGAGACCAACTGAAATTGGCTAATCGAGGGTTTTCAGGAAGTCCGCTGACTTGATTGGCATTTTCTGCAAATGCCTTTTTCACTTTCAGGTTGTTGAAGAATGTGGTTCTGCTCCCGATATTGGTAACCGGATTGATGCGTAACCCTCCCAAACGAAGTTCTTCTTCTGATAATTCCGCGATGGTCTTGTAGGCGTTGCGATATAATAACACAACATTTTCACCCTTGCTATCAATTCTAACACTGGGTGCCAAGGGCGCATCTACCAGGTCTTTGATCTCTTTGGGCGGTTCCTGATAGTTCAGACCGCCTTGTGCTGCTACTCCAAAAACAATGGAGAGACAAAAAAAGTAGGATAAGATCTTCTTCATGTTCTGATTCTCTTTAGGTTTTCACTACAATAAATTTAAGGTAAAGACCTACTTACAGCATGTACCGCTCATGTAAGTCTGAATATTTCGATGAATGAAATCAATAATGATAAGTATGAGAAGCTGATAAATCGCGAAATTGTCAATCCTGGTTTATTCCTCTACCTATGAAAAAAATATTTGCATTATGTATCAGCATGTTCGCTGCAGCAGTGATTGTCACCGGCCAAAATCCTGATTATCAACAAAATAAGGCAGAGAAAATTGCCGATGGTTCCGTATTTACTAAAATCATCAAAAGAGAGCTTCCTGCAGATATTGTCTATGAAGATGACGAAATCATTGCATTCGTTCCTTTGCGGTTACAAGCGCCCGTCCATTTGTTGATCGTTCCTAAAAAAGAGATATACACCATCAATGATGCATCGGATGAAGATGCATTGATGCTTGGCAGAATGTTTCTGGTTGCCAAGAAGCTGGCAAAAGAAAAAGGTATTGCCGAAACAGGTTACCGGCTTTCTATGAACATCAATGAACATGCCGGCCAATCGGTCTTTCACCTGCACATGCATTTGTTAGGAGGTAAAACTTTAGGTCCAATGGTCACACAGGATTATGTGGCTCCTGATAGGTAAACCTGTGTAGTAATTGAAGGTGATCGCTTAGATTCTAATTATATTTATCTGTATTGATCTACTTAATATTTCAGTAAATATGTCAGAAGCACGTGACGGAAAAGAAATGCTGGACCTACCCGTTATCACCAAGGCGCTATTCACAATCATAGGCATCATCTTAATTGGAATAGGTTTTGTAATCATTGTATTACACCTAAATGAAATGGATAAATATCCTTCTCCAGACGAAATGGAAGTGTCCTTTCTCATAGGGATAGGATTGATCACTCTGTTTGCCGCCTATTTCCCATGGTTAAAATTGAAGATTGGTGATTTCGAGGTTGAAAGAGCCGTTGAGGATCAAGCAAGAGATTATCAAACAGAAATAAAAAGACTTAGGGAATTCATCTTAAAACAGGAAAAGGAAGTCAATGCACAGGAAGCTATATCAGTAGACATTAAGCAATCTTTCGCCAAACAAAAGGAGGAATTTGGTCAAGATGCTAAGGATAAAGAAATCATTTATGAATTACTAAAGAGGTATCCCAACGATGGGTTCAACATTACAAGAATTAAAAATTTCGAAACCGGGTTTAACACACGTCAAGATATCTCTTCTTCAAAGATTCGGGTACTAGCCAATGAACTGGTGGATGTCGGAAAAGCAAGAACTCGAATCAGCAAGACGGGCAATATCTTATATCAAGCCATGAAGTAATTCTACAGTGGGAATGTATATCGATAGTTCTTAATCTTTCCCCAACAACAAAAAATCCTGCGAACCTCGATTACTAAGGAACAGGTCTTTGATGCCGTCTCCGTTGAGGTCAACAAAGTCGATATCGAATCCACGGCCAGTAATGCTTGCAGGTAGCATACTTTCCGTTACTGAAAATTTTCCCTTACCATCATTTAAGTATACGCTGAAAGGTGTCATACCATCGAATCGAGGACCGTTTGTATTTCCGGTCATGATATCGGCATCTCCATCATTGTCAATGTCCAGAAATGCTACACCAAAGCAACGATTCTCATCATTAGGAAGGTGAGTCTCAGTAATATCAGAAAAGACACCTTTCCCATCATTGAGCAGCAACCGGTTCTGCCGGACCGCCCCTTCTACAAAAGCTTGAACGTTCCCATACAGGATATCCAGGTCACCATCACCATCAATGTCCGCGACATCTACTTCTCTGGTTTCTTCCGGTGTGTCACGATAAGGCAATCTTTTTGAAGACTGATCTTCGAAAAAGCCTTTTCCATCATTGATCATCAATCGATTAGCATCTTCATTTCCAATCAAAAGGTCCTGATCTCCATCCTGATCAACATCAGCCAAGGTCAAATCCTGGGTCACATCAATGAACAGCCCCAGCCGTGATTGGGTCTCGTCTTTGAAATTGCCTTTGCCATCATTGATCAGTAGGTTGTTTTGTCCATTGTTCCCGATCAGAATATCCGGAGCACCATCGCCATTGATGTCGAAGACCACTACTGAATTGGAAGTACCAGTCACCGGAATCCGGTCTCCTGCATCGGCAAAGGTCCCATCGCCATTGTTCAAATACAGCTCATTAGTTTGATCGTCTTCACTTACCACCACGATATCAGGGTCACCATCCCCATCAAAATCCGCAATTCCAATGTCTTCACTGTCATGATTGACTTGTGGTATTCGCGTACTCCCGTTGGTAAACTTTCCTGTTCCGTCATTGATGAGCAAGATATTCGGCCGATGTTCATTGGCAATAAGAATGTCCAGGTCACCATCCTGATCCAGGTCTGCAATGCCAGCATCCATTGACAATCGTTGCAGGTCCTGATAAGGCAAATGTGTTTTTGTTACATCTCGATAACTGACATTCTGTGCAAATCCAGTTTGCAGGATCAACATCAGCAGGCACAACAAGGGAAATCTTCTCATTTCTATTAAGGCTCAATTTGTGACGAATCTAAATGATGGCCAACCTTACTCAACAGCGCTATTATGTGTATGGTCGAATCGCTGCATCAATTATGACTGTCAAATGACAAATCCAGGTAAAGTCCATTTAAAATAAGCTACTAACCGGAGAACAATTTTAAAACACGTCATTCTCGAAAAATGGCCTCAAAATTTCTCTAAAAAGGGCATTTTGTCCCGGCCGGGAGCGGCGGGAATCTCATCAGCGCGTTAAAGAGATTCCCCGGACTGGGCGTCTGGCAATTTCTGACCTTCTAGGAATATTTGGCCAGAAAATTCTGGAATGATCGATCCACGCAGGACGGGTCACGCAGACGCGTTGAAAGGCGTGTTTTAATATCGAGTTAAGATTACTACAATAGATCTAATCGCAAGCCACTGGTAATGGAAGCCGCTTTCAACTGCTCGTCTAATCTTCCGATCCGATCCAATAGTGTATTATAAGACCTCCTCCATTCTCCGAATTCCTGTTCTGCAATTTGAAAGCTTTCTCTTTGGGTTCCAGTTGGATCTGAAGTGGAGCTCCACGTTTCCCAACGGATCCTGTTGACCCTGCTATTGATGGAGGGTGGGATCAATTCCATTTTTCGAATGATGAGATTATTCCCTTTCAATTGAATACCCAGATCCAACAGCACCTGACGTATTTGTTCGATTTCATTGATAAGTGTCATAGAAGCATTTCTGTCGATCACTGCTTTTCGGGCATTCTCTAACGCTTTTGTATTTGCCTCTCTCAGCTCATCCGCCTGATCAATGGATCGCACTAGCTGAATTACCGAAAGTAAAAACTCATTTTGGGCAGCAATATCGGTCGCTGGCAAAGTCTTGTTATCGAGTGATTTGACTTCAAACGTGCGCTGCTCTCCAAAATCGGTGTACTTCCCGTTAACTACTTGTCCCATGGCGACTGAATATTTTCCCGGAGGTACTAAAGGTCCGTCCGTACCATTCTTTCCCGCATATCGCAAGTTCCAGGAAGTCCGATTAATCCCTTTTCGTATGTTAGACTGCACACTCGCCACCTGACTGCCATCAGCATCCCTGATCACGAAAACCAACTGAGGTTTTGACTCCCGTTTTTCTTCCGTGAATTCCTTCCAATCCGGATAAGGAACAGGCTTACCATTGTCCACTAATTGCTTTTCTTCTTTTTGCCGCTGCTGCTGCAGGGTCATTGGGGTTGTATTCATATAATGCGTAAACACTGCTCCGAATGCTGGATTTGGAGAACTGAAAAAGGAATTGCCAAGTGCACCTCCATCCGGATTATCCTGAATGTAAGACCAGGCACCGGCTACTTCAAAGAGATGCGCTTCTTTGTCCATGGTAGCTTGTGAAAGCTCTCGCAAAAAGCTGTAATCGTCCAAAATGTAAAAACCTCGACCAAAAGAAGCCGCTACCAGATCATTTTCTCTTTGTTGCAATTCAATGTCCCGGATGGCAATCGTAGGAATCCCTGATTTCCATTTGATCCATTGCTTACCCCCATCAATACTTACATGCAAGCCGTATTCGGTTCCTGCGAATAGCAAGTCAGGTGCCAGATGATCCTGATAGATGGTCCAACCCCATTCGTGAG
Coding sequences within:
- a CDS encoding prolyl oligopeptidase family serine peptidase, which produces MKKILSYFFCLSIVFGVAAQGGLNYQEPPKEIKDLVDAPLAPSVRIDSKGENVVLLYRNAYKTIAELSEEELRLGGLRINPVTNIGSRTTFFNNLKVKKAFAENANQVSGLPENPRLANFSWSPDQNLMAFTHTTSSGVEIWMLEVAKGTARKLTEAGANANLGRPMAWAADSKSMLVKMLPTDRVPLINVLTAVPSGPTVTVSSGAKAQNRTYQDLLKNPADEQNFEQLARSEIFKVTVDGATSRWMETGMYRGMSYSPDGNYVLMTKVKRPFSYLVPYYRFASETVIYDKGGNQVKQLLDMPVDEVRPKGFMSTTDKPRGFSWRGDKAATVIWAQAIDGGDPAAEVEFHDEAFELPAPFTGEPRSLIKMKNRFSGVIWGNDNVAIGYDYWFDNRNTRTYVFNPSDASEAPKIISDRNYQDRYSDPGNFVTKRNKFNQSVLAVDKGNAYLMGDGFTADGQFPFVDQINLESGKTSRLYQSEYTDKVEDLVYAMDMNKGEILVRLESPTEYPNYYVRNIKKKTDLKPITRFENPFKAMMDVEKEVISYKRDDGVELTGTLYLPLGYDKTKKEKMPMIMWAYPVEYKDKASAGQNTTNPNEFVYPYYGSPVYWVTRGYVVLDDAAFPIIGEGEEQPNDSFRKQLVANAKAGIDAVDALGYIDRNRVGVGGHSYGAFMVANLLSHSNLFAAGIARSGAYNRTLTPFGFQREERSYWEAPEVYYTMSPFMHADKMKTPLLLIHGEADNNSGTYPMQSERYFNALKGLGGPARLVMLPKESHGYRAKESIMHVLWEQDRWLEEHVKNRPSLETTVDKVDR
- a CDS encoding VCBS repeat-containing protein → MRRFPLLCLLMLILQTGFAQNVSYRDVTKTHLPYQDLQRLSMDAGIADLDQDGDLDILIANEHRPNILLINDGTGKFTNGSTRIPQVNHDSEDIGIADFDGDGDPDIVVVSEDDQTNELYLNNGDGTFADAGDRIPVTGTSNSVVVFDINGDGAPDILIGNNGQNNLLINDGKGNFKDETQSRLGLFIDVTQDLTLADVDQDGDQDLLIGNEDANRLMINDGKGFFEDQSSKRLPYRDTPEETREVDVADIDGDGDLDILYGNVQAFVEGAVRQNRLLLNDGKGVFSDITETHLPNDENRCFGVAFLDIDNDGDADIMTGNTNGPRFDGMTPFSVYLNDGKGKFSVTESMLPASITGRGFDIDFVDLNGDGIKDLFLSNRGSQDFLLLGKD
- a CDS encoding histidine triad nucleotide-binding protein; protein product: MKKIFALCISMFAAAVIVTGQNPDYQQNKAEKIADGSVFTKIIKRELPADIVYEDDEIIAFVPLRLQAPVHLLIVPKKEIYTINDASDEDALMLGRMFLVAKKLAKEKGIAETGYRLSMNINEHAGQSVFHLHMHLLGGKTLGPMVTQDYVAPDR